Sequence from the Pontibacter pudoricolor genome:
TATAGCTGGCGTTTCTGCTCCAGCTTTTCACCCAGGGTTTTCAAAAACCGCTGCGTGTAAACCTTCGAAATGGTATGGGCAGAAGCCTTTAAATCTACAGGAACAGAAAATGCCACCGCGCGCTTAACTTCAGCAGGAACTTGGTCAGGGTTTTCTCCAAGGTACTTCAGGGTAATGTTACCTCCGGCACTAAACCCGATCAGGTGTATGGTGTTATAGTTGCCGGAAAGAAGGGCATGTTCTATTACAAAATGCAGGTCGTCGGATGCGCCAAGATGATAGGAGCGGAGCAGTTTGTTGGGCTCGCCACTGCAACTGCGGTAGTTCCAGGCAAGTGCATCTAAGCCGCGTTCGTTAAATGCGCGCACCATACCCAGTATATAAGGCCTGCTACTGTCCCCTTCCAGGCCATGCGAAAGCACAACAAGGCTATCAGAACCAACCTGCGACCAGTCCACATCAATAAAATCAAGGTCAGGAGTAGAAATACGTTCACGCGTGTACGAGATGCCCTCTACTTGCCTGAACAAACCAGGAATTATAGTTTGCAGGTGCCCGTTAAAAAGATAGAAAGGTGCTTTATAGGTAGAAGATAAGATAGGCATGGCGGTAAAATTAAGGGTACTACACTTTAGTATTGTATACGAGTTCTGGCAGATTGTTATGCTTGCATCACATCGCAAATTTATATCTTTTTATAGTTTGATGAAGGGCCGCGGGCATTGTATGTATATGTGGTGTTATGTAGAACAATGAATAAGGCACCGAAGTTTATAAAAGTTAAAGAGATGCTGCGTTAAATTGATACCGTAAAGCACCTGAAAGTTGAGCCCGCGCTGGAAGTGCATAGCTGTAACAGTTGCAGCCAGCATACGACATCAGTTCCTGAAAACGGGTGGGTAGGAGGACGCTATTCTATAAGCCTTCCGGCCACAAGAACTGTGTAAATGTATCAGAATGGAGAAGTACAAAAACGTACGAAGGCAGCGTTTCCGTTACAATTCTCTTCCATTATATATCAATATCCTTTTTATTGCGTATAACACCTCATAATCAAAAAATATGACTATGAAAATTGTATCGAAATTTAGAACTATAGGATTTGCATTAGCTATTGGTTTATTCACATTTGCCTGTAGCCAGGAAACACAGAATGAAACAAATGCTGAAGTTGATGAAGCACAGACAGAACTTAGCGAAGAGAATGCGGAAGCAAATGCTGAGCTAAATGAAGCCGGTGCCGAGGCCAACCAGGAATATGATGAATTCTCGGGTTGGGTTAAGACCAACACTGAAAAAGCTGAAACTGTAACGGCAGATGAGTATCGTGAGATGCGTGCCGAGTATAAGCAGAAAGAAGCTCGATTTGAAAATGAAGCATCCACCTGGGATGATGCAACCCGCCGTGAGTGGGAAGAAACCAAAGCAGACTGGAACGAGTTTGAAAACAAAGTTCAGAAGCGCTTAGGTAAGATAGACGACATTGATGTTGATGTGAACGTAAAACGTGATAACAACTAACATTAGTTAGCAACATAGTAAAAGCCGCTGCAGCTTATAGTTGCAGTGGCTTTTTGTTTTAAGCTGGACATATTATTTATAGCTATTGCAGAATATAACCTAAGATTATATTGCAGGATTGGTATCAGAAACATTACCTTTGCAAAGATTTATAGAGAGAGGCCCCGTAAAATATTTTTATCAGGAGCTATCTTTGGAAATTACCGGCAAAGCTTTTACCTTTGCAAACTCATTACAAGATACGGAACAAAATATTTAACAGTATAAAATAACATGGCTAACCATAAGTCGGCATTAAAGAGAATCAGAGCGAATAACGCTAAACGTCTTCGTAACAGATATCAGGCGAAAACTACTCGTACTTTTATCAAGAAATTGAAAAACACGACTGAGCATGCCGAGGCACAAGAGCTGTACAAAACAGTTTCTTCAATGATTGACCGTCTTGCTAAGAAAAACATCATCCACAAAAACAAAGCAGCTCACAACAAGTCTAAACTGGCTAAGTTTGTGAATACACTGGCAGCTTAATTTTTGTCGGAACTATAGTTTCAGGAGCCTTGTGCATGCGCGCAAGGCTTTTTGTGTTTGTAGCACATTAAAAGATTATAGTTAGAATGGTAAACTATAGTTAATGGAAAGCTTAAAGGCTACAACCTATAGTTGCCTGATCTTAAAACTATAGGCTGCAGTAAGGTTATAGTTGTAAAGCTTCGGATTGGTTAGCAGCTAAAAACTCAGGCAACTACTGTAAAAGTAAGGCATAAAAAAGCGCCGGCAGGTATAACCTTACCGGCGCTTCTGGCTTTATAGTTATGCGTAAAGTTAAGCTATGCTCAGCTTAATCATGTTGGTACGCTTCTGCTCATTTATCGGCATACTGGCTGTGTTGATGAATACATCACCTTTCTCGATATGGCCGCTCTCTAAGAGTGTTTCTTTGATGTCAGCTATCGTGGCATCCGTAGACTCGAACTTGTCGTAGTAGAAGCCTCTTACACCCCAAACCAGGTTTAAAGTATTTAGCAGTCTGTGGTTCTCCGTAAAAATAAAGATATCCGACTTAGGTCTGTACTTCGCCAGCTGGAAAGCCGTGTACCCTGACTTGGTCATACCA
This genomic interval carries:
- a CDS encoding YheT family hydrolase encodes the protein MPILSSTYKAPFYLFNGHLQTIIPGLFRQVEGISYTRERISTPDLDFIDVDWSQVGSDSLVVLSHGLEGDSSRPYILGMVRAFNERGLDALAWNYRSCSGEPNKLLRSYHLGASDDLHFVIEHALLSGNYNTIHLIGFSAGGNITLKYLGENPDQVPAEVKRAVAFSVPVDLKASAHTISKVYTQRFLKTLGEKLEQKRQLYPNEVDLTDYSIFWSFPEFDNRYTAPLHGFKNADDYYERVSSKQFLKNIKQPTLLVNAKNDPFLSDDCYPFEEAKANPCFYFEVPEAGGHVGFAEDFRKDIYYSEARAVKFLLDDARCCL
- the rpsT gene encoding 30S ribosomal protein S20, yielding MANHKSALKRIRANNAKRLRNRYQAKTTRTFIKKLKNTTEHAEAQELYKTVSSMIDRLAKKNIIHKNKAAHNKSKLAKFVNTLAA